The genomic stretch TTGATTGAAAAAATGGACCCCCCACGCTCCTTCATAAAAGAACGGTTGTGAAAATTAGACAAATTTGCAAGTTGCAGAATACAGACGAACAAGAATGTATAAACTCAAACGGTTGGGAGCGCTCACCAAATAAAACACCATCTCCAACATTTAATTCCCCAATTTACTACTCAAATATTGGATACAATGTCCAATATCATCTTATATGAAATGGTGGCAGTAATCAAAAATAATTTCTTGCAATTGGATCCAGATTTTCTTCTTCTACTTTTGGGCTACTATATTCATATTTGATGTTTCTGCAATTCTCTTTTGTTTAAACGCTTTTGTTCTTCTTTTGAGCTACTGTATTCATAATTGTTTAAACGCAACGAGCAAAATGAGAATAACTGAAATATGTGATAAATATTGTAGCTAAAAGAGATCTTTCGTTTAAATGGGCAACAATCTAACCAAGAAATATACTTAGGTTGGGGTTTGAGTACAACAAAATTTAGTAATATATGTGGTTAGGATGTTTGAATAATTCGCTTCATGCTCCAAtaatccaatttaattaatactacaaGATGCATGGATATCACTATGACTACTAAGTAATCAACAACTACTTTTGGTGATTAGTGATTTAATAAGCGAAAGACCCAATTTAGGGAAAAAAACATCACGACCAAATTGAATTTCCCAAATCTATACAATCACAATAAGTGATTCAATAAAAGGGAAAGACCCAATTTAGAAAAACCATCACAACCAAACTGCATTCCCAATCAATACAATcacaatcttcttcttcttttctcttaatttttttaattcccCTCTGCAAATAAAAAGAGAGTGACATTCTTGAAAAAAACCCAACTTGAAATAAACAAATCGGGTCAAAAAAGGTTACATAGGAAAGCTAAAAAAAATTCCCTTCAAACAAAAGCCCAAGAAGGCGTTCAAGTCAGTCATCACGTGACCAAATAAATTGGCATCTCCGCCGCAGAAATCCGGTGGCCTTCCGCCGCATTCAGCTCCCGGAGACTGAAATACGGGACACCCGCCGCCTCACCGGGCCTCCTGTAAGGGGTAGAGGCGCCGCTCCTGCTCTCGGTGATGTAAATCGGGCTCGAAATGCGGTAGCAGCAGCGGCCGTCGTGATTGGCGGCGGCGGGAGGCGCCCCTTTGGGGGGCTTGAAGAAGCGAAGGGCGTTGCGCCACCACCGTTTCTTggtcttcttgattttcttggAGGATTCGTCTTTGGAGATGGGCTTCTGCAGCTTCAAATGGAGGTCTATGGATCTCTCCCTCTTCTGCTTCCGAGCTTCTTCCAAAACCTGCAAATAAATCAACCCCCACATTGTCATTTCGAtgcaagatttgatttttatttttatttttatttttatttttatttttttgagagggagagagtgagAACCTGAAAGTAGTGGAGTTGAGGTTCAAAGCCGTAGTCGGTAAAGTGTTGAGGAATGGGGAAAATGGGGGAAGTGTTGGGCACTGATTTTGTTGTGAAAATCTCCATTTTTGTGACTGAAATGAAACAGATAGAGAGGAGAGAGAGTGGGAACTGGGAATGGCCGTTGGAGGAGCGGGCATTAtataattgtttaattaatatcACATGCAATTCttcaaaacaattaaaattgcaAACGCAGGGGATGGACTATAATTACGTTCAATATATTGtgaatttatgaaaaaataCAGCTATACACTAATTTACTTATCCGACATAATTCAGTGCATTTAGGTATACGATGCTTTCAATTTAATTGAGTTaattattaaatactactagtagtacAACATATTATACAGATTAGTAACGTCCAATTGTAATTATAAATATGGAACTAAATGAACTTTTATTGAGAATCAATAAATTGTTactacatatatatagtaccATTGAATTGTAACTATCCTATATGTTACCATACGATTTTGTGTATATTGCATTGTTTATAAAGTATTCGGTCTACTCATGTCGACATTTAATCTTTGGAGTGATAATTGATcatctaataataaaaaaagtcatGAACTTGAATTTGATCAGCGTTgaataaattgaatttaaatgtaATTGTATCATATTATCAACTAATTACGTATATCAAAATCAATTAAGGTATTTGTACTATTTGACCATTAAAAAAGTTGGACCTAATTATAAATGTGCAACTCATTTTAAGTAGATCTTCTTATAATTTTTTCCTATAGTAGTAATacttataattttcatttttcaatgtTGCAAAattttagtagtagtaaataaGATCTGTATCATTCTCAATGTTACACAACGGAGAGTATGTTTTGAATGCTAAATGATACTTCAAAGAGCATTGGTAATTTATTACTGCTGTGTCGGAGCATAAATATTCCAACAGCATTGGCTCTATTACAAGaacattgataaaaaaaaaagaaaaaaagaaagaatactGATACATTGTACACCTGTGTAACAGCATATACTAGCATGAGTGtataagagcatcagcagtgacGCGGAATTCCCAGCGGAATTCTCCGCAGAATTCCCAAAAATACCTCCCGCCATGTCATACAGActtctcactgcactgccacgtcatacggacttcccactgcactagGACTGTCAAATTGGATATCAggtattggatacccgatacccgaacccgaaaaaatcgggtaattggatacccgatacccgaaaaatcgggttcgggtcgggatcgggtattggaatttttggattttcggatatcgggttacccgatacccgatcaGGTAATACCCGAAAACCCgaaaattatatataattttactaatcttttatttaatttgtc from Salvia splendens isolate huo1 chromosome 4, SspV2, whole genome shotgun sequence encodes the following:
- the LOC121799985 gene encoding uncharacterized protein LOC121799985, whose translation is MEIFTTKSVPNTSPIFPIPQHFTDYGFEPQLHYFQVLEEARKQKRERSIDLHLKLQKPISKDESSKKIKKTKKRWWRNALRFFKPPKGAPPAAANHDGRCCYRISSPIYITESRSGASTPYRRPGEAAGVPYFSLRELNAAEGHRISAAEMPIYLVT